A genomic window from Triticum urartu cultivar G1812 chromosome 7, Tu2.1, whole genome shotgun sequence includes:
- the LOC125519896 gene encoding uncharacterized protein LOC125519896 isoform X2: MTGHGATTRYLTAADNGDELNSSIVVGKYHRHLQSTPPTKSYGKGAAAAFAKELGYFNTGKHVSQMKDRKRATNPMNHEPKRRTVFQNISEKHLDMDDSKLDLKFCTESRQKKNFVEPKDLSHKLQTEDLTFGSSAKRWYHSKNRTYQYGRLNTGNENKELVFFSDEDTKPAKSVDVKVANKRQIGNTIGITSGSGEIEGGGGGGGFTSNEEFVKCV; encoded by the exons ATGACGGGTCACGGGGCCACGACGCGTTACCTCACCGCCGCTG ATAATGGTGATGAGCTCAACAGCAGCATCGTTGTTGGTAAATACCATCGGCACTTACAGTCTACTCCACCTACAAAGAGCTATGGGAAG GGCGCTGCAGCAGCATTCGCTAAAGAGCTAGGCTATTTTAACACAGGCAAACATGTTTCCCAAATGAAAGATCGGAAAAGAGCAACAAATCCCATGAATCATGAACCAAAAAGGCGTACAGTTTTTCAAAATATTTCTGAGAAACATTTAGATATGGATGATAGCAAGTTAGATTTGAAGTTCTGTACAGAAAGTCGACAGAAAAAAAACTTTGTTGAGCCAAAGGACTTGTCCCATAAACTACAGACAGAAGATCTTACTTTTGGGAGTTCGGCCAAGAG ATGGTACCATTCCAAGAATCGGACCTACCAATATGGGAGGTTAAATACAGGAAACGAGAATAAG GAATTGGTTTTCTTCAGTGACGAAGATACAAAACCCGCTAAATCTGTTGATGTCAAGGTGGCTAATAAACGGCAAATTGGTAACACAATAG GTATTACGAGCGGCTCTGGCGAAATtgagggcggggggggggggggggggttcacTAGCAATGAAGAGTTTGTAAAATGTGTCTAA